Sequence from the Thiohalospira halophila DSM 15071 genome:
CTCGGCGCGCCACTGGTAGCCGCCGCGGTAGAGGATGAGGTGGGTGGCCGAGGGATCCAGGACACCGTTGAAGTGGCCCCAGGCCAGCAGCTCGGCCAGGGAGCGACCGCGCTTGAGCGGGTTGGCCCCGCGGAGCTGGTCCGGCGGCACCGAGCCGCGGAAGAGCAGCCAGCGCTCGTTGCCGTCGCGGTCGGTGACCTGGTGCAGGGTGACCCGCGCCTCGTGGACGTCCCCGGCGAACTGGCCCAGCAGCTCCACCTTGCCCGCCTTGCGCTCGAAGGCGGTGAAGAGCCGCCGCCCCAGGATGTGCAGATCGCGCTTGCTGATCCGGGCATCGGCGCCGTGCTCCCGGGCGAAGCCGGAGAGGACCTGGTAGCTGCGGGTGAGCATCTCCACCACGCCCCGGCGCTGCTCGGCCACCTCTTCGATCCCCCAGTGGGACCAGGCATCCAGGACCTTGAGGTGATTGGGCTCCCAGCCCCACTCCCGGGTCAGGGCGTGCAGGGTCTCCCGGCGCCAGGGCTGGCGCTCGTGGACCGCCCCCGGACCCGTCGAGAGCGGTTCGCCCAGCTTGAAATAGAGGGCCTGGCGCGCCATCTCCAGGCGCGATTCCGCCCCGGCGGCGCGCAGGTAGGCCTCCACGCGGCGATAGAGGACCAGGTAGGGGTCCAGGGCGAGGACATCGTCCTCCCCGGCCTGGATACGACCCTTGTACTCCACCGCGAGCAGGGGGACATCGGGGTAGTCGGCGGCGTAGTTCTCCATGAGCAGGAGCTTCAGCGCCGACTTGAAGGGGGAACCCAGCCCCTTGGTGAGCTGCCACACCCCGGCGCCGAAGAGCTCCTCCGCCGGGACCCGCTCCAGGCCGCCGAGGTCGATGACCGAGTCGGGGTCCACGAAGCGTCGTCGGAGGATGGCATCCACCACCGCCGGGTACTCCGGCTCCCGCTCCGCCGGCACCAGCCACCAGGCCGGGTAGCGGCCGGCCAGCCACAGCCCGGTACGGTAGAACTCCTCCAGCAGCAGCAGGTGCTGGGCGGTCCCGGCGCTCTCCTTGGAGAGCTGCTCCACCGTCCCGGCGCGGAACGCCTCCGGGTTCACGAAGAAGATGTGGACCTCCAGCCCCAGGGAGTCGCCCCACGCCTCCACCCCGTCGGCCTTGGCACGGAGCTGCGAGAGGGCCTCCTCGTCCAGCTCCGGGTCGTGGCAGAGCCAGATGTCGAAGTCGCTCTTATGGGTGAAGGCGATGGTCCCCGCCGAGCCCATGAGGAAGAGCGCCTGGACGGCCGGCGCCCCCACGGGACGGCGGTACTGGAAGCTCCGCGCCTGGCGGCGCGCCGCCTCCTGGGCCGCCTGATCCGGCTGGTAACCGGCCACCCCGGCCGGGACCCGGTTGGAGGCGTAGCCGGGGAGGGAGGGGTGGTTGACGTCGAACAGCAGCGGCAGCAGGTGGATGAAGTCCTGCTGACGCTCGCCCAGCGCCTCCAGGATCTGCGCCCGCCGCCGGCCGTGCAGGGCCAGGAAACGGTCCCGTACGCCCTCGGGGTCCAGGGT
This genomic interval carries:
- a CDS encoding class I adenylate cyclase, with translation MADDQPLTLDRDTLDPEGVRDRFLALHGRRRAQILEALGERQQDFIHLLPLLFDVNHPSLPGYASNRVPAGVAGYQPDQAAQEAARRQARSFQYRRPVGAPAVQALFLMGSAGTIAFTHKSDFDIWLCHDPELDEEALSQLRAKADGVEAWGDSLGLEVHIFFVNPEAFRAGTVEQLSKESAGTAQHLLLLEEFYRTGLWLAGRYPAWWLVPAEREPEYPAVVDAILRRRFVDPDSVIDLGGLERVPAEELFGAGVWQLTKGLGSPFKSALKLLLMENYAADYPDVPLLAVEYKGRIQAGEDDVLALDPYLVLYRRVEAYLRAAGAESRLEMARQALYFKLGEPLSTGPGAVHERQPWRRETLHALTREWGWEPNHLKVLDAWSHWGIEEVAEQRRGVVEMLTRSYQVLSGFAREHGADARISKRDLHILGRRLFTAFERKAGKVELLGQFAGDVHEARVTLHQVTDRDGNERWLLFRGSVPPDQLRGANPLKRGRSLAELLAWGHFNGVLDPSATHLILYRGGYQWRAEETARALRRLAADFPAPPPEGDVDELARPAGVRIALLLVNVGADPERINAAARGQGGGDPLEYGGTHANLAAAVDLVLVNTWGEAFCHPFRGPAAVARALAELARHGGAEPDLLAADTFESDQAVAITQRLEELLAAIRPLCLEREGAGRLLFRAGGRFYLVERGADGEVREESTSERTTLMKYLGRARPTFSPLHVDPKALPRSPLAALARENRPGVVQVFYRARGDKADIWVLDERGSLFQQTMAFHTAEALISHLGRFLQSVSRRLTQLRGTADPADGEWTVAFYRVAAGENGEVKLVSREAVGEGTRSYLDLQAIVEQVEGGKTVFSVYCDDEELSSRDHGRNLFTVVADCVRRLRRSGGDYPVYLTDLDLAPAIVGEPPEQLQTVHYLFYKQRLESLLNQALEQ